A window of the Acipenser ruthenus chromosome 30, fAciRut3.2 maternal haplotype, whole genome shotgun sequence genome harbors these coding sequences:
- the LOC131702708 gene encoding zinc finger protein 239-like, with protein sequence MQCDCCLMEVSDIKAEHSELQIPQTEEPLFVKQEDVLEIKQEPLNVESDHMKPGKEESEDFKPNIPELEPVHLWECSVVLERICVREQGSGKEDKRSHSECSLAGSSPAAKMRCCGEYPDSGKGFTQLGHFKKRQPIPTEEKPYYCSDCGKSFRRSENLRTHQRIHTGEKPYLCSDCGKSFKQSGDLERHQRIHTGEKPYLCSECGKSLKQSGDLVRHKRIHTGEKPYLCSECGKSFSRSHSLHSHQRIHTGEKPYLCSDCGKSFSRSHSLESHQRIHTGEKPYLCSDCGKSFRVKYNLLTHQRIHTGEKPYLCSDCGKSFSRSHSLESHQRIHTGEKPYRCSDCGKGFRDSGDLKKHQRIHRREKP encoded by the exons atgcaatgtgactgCTGTCTGATGGAGGTATCCgacattaaagctgagcacagtgAATTgcagatcccccagacagaagaaccccttttTGTTAAACAAGAAGATGTGTTGGaaattaaacaggagcccctgaACGTAGAGTCTGACCACAtgaaaccagggaaggaagaatccgaggacttcaaaccaaacatccctgagctggagcctgtacacCTGTGGGAGTGTagtgtggtgctggagagaatctgtgtgagagagcaaggTTCTGGAAAGGAAGACAAGCGgtcacattcagaatgcagtctagcag gttccagtccagcagctaaaatGAGGTGctgtggagaatatcctgactctgggaaaggtttcacccagttagggcATTTTAAAAAACGCCAGCCAATTCCCACAGAAGAGAAACCCtattactgctctgactgtgggaagagtttcagacgttCAGAAAACCTGAgaacacaccagagaattcacacaggcgagaaaccgtatctctgttctgactgtgggaagagtttcaagcAGTCAGGAGACCTTGAAAGACACCAAAgaattcacacaggcgagaaaccgtatctctgttctgagtgtgggaagagtttaaAGCAGTCAGGAGACCTTGTAAGACACAAAAgaattcacacaggcgagaaaccgtatctctgttctgagtgtgggaagagtttcagtcggtcacaCAGCCTTCattcacaccagagaattcacacaggagagaaaccgtatctctgttctgactgtgggaagagttttagtcgGTCACACAGCCTTgaatcacaccagcgaattcacacaggagagaaaccgtatctctgttctgactgtgggaagagtttccgtgtTAAATACAACCTTctaacacaccagcgaattcacacaggagagaaaccgtatctctgctctgactgtgggaagagtttcagtcggtcacaCAGCCTTgaatcacaccagcgaattcacacaggagagaaaccgtatcgctgctctgactgtgggaagggtTTCAGAGATTCAGGagacctgaaaaaacaccagcgaattcacagaagaGAGAAGCCTTAA